The genomic stretch CGAAGACGACCGTCACCGGCGTCGAGATGTTCCGCAAGCTGCTCGACCAGGGCCAGGCCGGTGACAACGTCGGTCTGCTCCTCCGCGGCATCAAGCGCGAGGACGTGGAGCGTGGCCAGGTCGTCGTGAAGCCCGGCTCGATCACCCCGCACACCAACTTCGAGGGTTCGGTCTACATCCTCTCGAAGGACGAGGGTGGCCGTCACACGCCGTTCTTCAACAACTACCGTCCCCAGTTCTACTTCCGGACGACGGACGTGACCGGCGTGGTCACGCTGCCCGCGGGCACCGAGATGGTCATGCCCGGCGACAACACCGAGATGACGGTGGAGCTCATCCAGCCCATCGCCATGGAGGAGGGCCTGCGGTTCGCCATCCGTGAGGGTGGCCGCACCGTCGGCGCCGGCCGCGTCACCAAGATCATCAAGTAGTACCCCCGGGGCTGGCGGCCGCGAGCCGGCCGCCGCCCCGCCAGGGCGGGGTCCCCCTCACCGGGCCCACGGGTCAGCAGACCCACTCGAACGTTCACAACCGATCGGCAGGAGCAGAAGACAGCGATGGCGGGACAGAAGATCCGCATCCGGCTGAAGGCCTACGACCACGAGGCGATCGACGCCTCGGCGCGGCGCATCGTGGAGACGGTCACCAAGACCGGAGCGCGTGTGGTCGGCCCGGTGCCTCTGCCGACGGAGAAGAACGTGTACGCGGTGATCCGTTCGCCGCACAAGTACAAGGACTCGTTCGAGCACTTCGAGATGCGCACGCACAAGCGGCTCATCGACATCCTCGACCCGACGCCGAAGACGGTCGACGCGCTCATGCGCATCGACCTGCCGGCCTCGGTCGACGTCAACATCCAGTAAGGGCAGTCAGCAGACATGGCGAGCACATTTCGCGGTCTCCTCGGCGAGAAGCTGGGGATGACCCAGGTCTTCGACGAGAACAACCGCCTCGTGCCGGTGACCGTCGTCAAGGCGGGCCCGTGTGTGGTGACCCAGGTGCGCACCCCCGAGGTCGACGGCTACTCCGCCGTCCAGCTCGGGTTCGGTGAGATCGACCCGCGCAAGGTGAACAAGCCCGAGGGTGGGCATTTCACCAAGGCGGGCGTTCCGCCGCGGCGGCACCTGGTGGAGCTGCGCACCGAGGACGCCGGCGACTACTCGGTCGGCCAGGAGCTGACCGCCGACGTCTTCGACGGCGTGGCCAAGGTCGACGTCATCGGCACCAGCAAGGGCAAGGGCACCGCCGGTGTCATGAAGCGCCACGGGTTCAAGGGCCTCGGCGCGGCACACGGCACCCAGCGCAAGCACCGGTCGCCCGGTTCCATCGGTGGCGCCTCCACCCCGGGTCGCGTGTTCAAGGGCCTGAAGATGGCCGGCCGCATGGGTGCGGTGAAGACGACCACGCTCTCGCTGGTCGTGCACAAGGTCGACACCGAGCGCGGGCTGCTGCTGATCAAGGGCGCGGTTCCCGGTCCGAAGGGTGGCCTGCTCCTCGTCCGCTCCGCGGTCAAGGGTGGCCCCGTGGGGAGTGACAAGAAGTGACCAGCACGGCAACCGAGACGGAGCAGACGCGCACCGACCGCCAGGTCGACGTCCGCACCCCGGCGGGGGAGATCTCCGGCAGCGTGACGCTTCCCGGCGCGCTCTTCGACGCCAGCGCGAACGTCTCCCTGATGCACCAGGTCGTGGTGGCCCAGCTGGCCGCGGCCCGCCAGGGCACACACGCCACGAAGACCCGCGGCAAGGTCAGCGGTGGTGGCGCCAAGCCGTACCGGCAGAAGGGCACCGGCCGCGCCCGTCAGGGCTCGACCCGCGCGCCGCAGTTCACCGGTGGTGGCACGGTCCACGGCCCCCAGCCCCGCGACTACGCGCAGAAGACGCCCAAGAAGATGAAGGCCGCCGCCCTGCGCGGCGCCCTCTCCGACCGCGCCCGCGAGGGCCGGGTGCACGTCGTCTCCGCCTTCGTCGAGGGCGACGCGCCGAAGACCAAGGCCGCCCTGGCGACGCTGAACGCGGTCACGCAGGCCAAGCGGGTGCTGGTCGTCCTGGACCGGGACGACGTCCTGAACTGGGTCAGCCTGCGCAACGCGCCGCAGGTGCACCTCATCGAGGCCGGGCAGCTGAACACCTACGACGTGCTGGTCTCCGACGAGGTGGTCTTCACCGAGACCGCGCTCGCGGAGTTCGTCGAGGGCCGCACGGGCTCCGGTGCCACCAAGCCGGACCTCGCGACCCGCGAGACCCCCGGTGGCGTGCCGTCGATCGCGCCCGCCGAGGGCGAGGGCACCGTCGAGACCGCTGCCGAGGCGCCGCCAAGAAGGCGGCGGCGAAGAAGGCTCCGGCCAAGAAGGCCGCGGCGGGCACCGAGGAGGCGGCCGCCGAGAAGGCGCCGGCCAAGAACGCGCCGGCGAAGAAGGCGGCGCCGGCGTCCGCCGACGAGGCCGCCAAGGCCCCGGTCGAGCAGGCCGTCGCCGCCAACGCCGGCCCTGACGCGACCGCACCCAGCGAGGACGGCACCACCGACACCACCGAGGAGAAGGCATGAGCGTCCGCGACCCCGGGACGTCCTGCTCGCCCCGGTCATCTCGGAGAAGAGCTACGGGCTGCTCGACGAGAACCAGTACACGTTCGTCGTGCTGCCCGAGGCCAACAAGACGCAGATCAAGATCGCGGTCGAGCAGATCTTCAACGTGAAGGTCCTCGGCGTGAACACGATCAACCGTCAGGGCAAGCGCAAGCGCAGCAGGGGCACGAAGCTGGGCAAGCGCAAGGACACCAAGCGCGCCATCGTGTCGCTCGCCCCCGGTGACCGCATCGAGATCTTCGGCGGCCCGGGCGCCTGAGCCCGTCCACCGGACCAGAGACACAAGACGAAGGACTGAGTCAGCAATGGCTATCCGCAAGTACAAGCCGACGACGCCGGGCCGCCGCGGCTCCAGCGTCGCCGACTTCGCCGAGGTCACCCGTGACCACCCGGAGAAGTCGCTGGTCCGGCCGCTGCACGGCCGCGGTGGGC from Blastococcus sp. PRF04-17 encodes the following:
- the rpsJ gene encoding 30S ribosomal protein S10, with the translated sequence MAGQKIRIRLKAYDHEAIDASARRIVETVTKTGARVVGPVPLPTEKNVYAVIRSPHKYKDSFEHFEMRTHKRLIDILDPTPKTVDALMRIDLPASVDVNIQ
- the rplC gene encoding 50S ribosomal protein L3 is translated as MASTFRGLLGEKLGMTQVFDENNRLVPVTVVKAGPCVVTQVRTPEVDGYSAVQLGFGEIDPRKVNKPEGGHFTKAGVPPRRHLVELRTEDAGDYSVGQELTADVFDGVAKVDVIGTSKGKGTAGVMKRHGFKGLGAAHGTQRKHRSPGSIGGASTPGRVFKGLKMAGRMGAVKTTTLSLVVHKVDTERGLLLIKGAVPGPKGGLLLVRSAVKGGPVGSDKK
- the rplD gene encoding 50S ribosomal protein L4 yields the protein MTSTATETEQTRTDRQVDVRTPAGEISGSVTLPGALFDASANVSLMHQVVVAQLAAARQGTHATKTRGKVSGGGAKPYRQKGTGRARQGSTRAPQFTGGGTVHGPQPRDYAQKTPKKMKAAALRGALSDRAREGRVHVVSAFVEGDAPKTKAALATLNAVTQAKRVLVVLDRDDVLNWVSLRNAPQVHLIEAGQLNTYDVLVSDEVVFTETALAEFVEGRTGSGATKPDLATRETPGGVPSIAPAEGEGTVETAAEAPPRRRRRRRLRPRRPRRAPRRRPPRRRRPRTRRRRRRRRRPPTRPPRPRSSRPSPPTPALTRPHPARTAPPTPPRRRHERPRPRDVLLAPVISEKSYGLLDENQYTFVVLPEANKTQIKIAVEQIFNVKVLGVNTINRQGKRKRSRGTKLGKRKDTKRAIVSLAPGDRIEIFGGPGA